Within the Mustela lutreola isolate mMusLut2 chromosome 2, mMusLut2.pri, whole genome shotgun sequence genome, the region GCTGAAGTGACCACGGGATTGTGTCCCCAGCAGTGAGTCCTCTGGACCTTGGCTGGACACTGCAGGATGGCATGGTCGTTGCTGAGGACCCCTAAGTCCTCTGGATATCTCCTGGGAGTCATCTCTCAGCCAAGCCACCCCAGGCAAGAACACCCCTACAACTCCTGGGCTGCCCCCCAACATACTtaccttcccctccctcctctctggtgTCCTCAACCATGTCTCTCTGGTCACTTTGTGGAGTTGGAATCTGTAGGAACATACCCAAGACCAAAACCCCAACAATAAAATCCCAGTTCTTTGAGATTCTTGGAGAGCTGAGGGTTTGTTCCTGGATATGTAAAAGGTCTTTGGCAGTTTTAGTATCTGGGGTGACGATGCCCTTTATAGTAATCCTGCTTATCCCCTTATGAAGAGCAGTATTACTAATCTCAGCTATGGGCTCCATGTGGGAAGGAGCACCCTCGCTCAGCAGCCAGCCAGCCCAGGGAGTGACTTAGCCATGTCCGCATGAGTAGCAGGTCACCTACCTGCCTCCGCTCCGCCCTGCTCTGCTCAGCAACTCTGCACACCTGCTTTTCAATGTATCTGTATATACTTCAGTTGATCTTTAGCTAAATGCTAACAGCAGCATTTAGTTCTTTCTACATGTCTTGAGCACTTTTTGAGCCATTCCATGGCTCTGAGACCCAGTGCTCACTGACAGCCCCTTTGCCAGCTCTGGGCCACTGTGCGGGGGAGGTGCAGGTTCTCGGAAATGATGTGTGTAACAGGATCTGAGGGACAGGGAAGCCACCAGTAGGAGTCTCATCTGTAAATGGTTTTCACTAACAGTATCTACCTCTCAGGGCTGTGGTGATGATAATAGGAAGCCTATAAAATGCCCATACATAGTAGGTGTGTGGTGCCTGGCATTCCACAGACCCCTCTTTGGCCTCACTTTCTACCACCTTCTCTTCCTAATTCATTACAGCTTGGGGCTGCACCTTAAACACACCAGGCATGctctcacctcagggcctttgcactgactGTTCCCTTCAGAACCCCCTTCCCCAGATCTCCATCTGGCTCAATCCTCCCCCACATCTTTCCAGTCTTTGCTCAAATCTACCTTTTCCAAGGAGACTGGCCACAGCATCCTATTTACTGCTACATACTGCTCTCCACCTCTTCTTGGTGCCCCCCATGTCTCTTACCTTGCactaccctttctttctttttttttttaaagatttcatttatttatttgacagacagagatcacaagtaggcagagaggcaggcagagagagagaggaggaagcaggctccccactgagcagagagcccgatgcggggctcgatcccaggaccctgggatcatgacccaagccaaaggcagcggcctaaccactgagccacccaggcgcccctgcactaccctttcttttcttcttcatagtACTTGTCACCTTGTAATGTCCTACAAACTGACATTATACCATATTTCTTATTTGTTGTTGGTTTCTTTCCCAGTAGAATGCAGTCATCAAAAGGATGGGGTCTCTGAATAATTTACTCACTTATGTATTTGTAATGCCTACTACAACAGTGCTTGGTACATAGTATATGTTCAAGAAATATTCTGTTGCAGGAATAAATGATCACGTATGTTAGTAACTCTGCAGAGCTTTCATTCCTCCATTATTACTGCCATTGTTATCGCCCACCACTCCATTCCTCACttttagggagagagggaatgaaagagaaaagtttAAAGGCAAAGTGATGGAAGGAAGATGGGAGAGATTAAATGGGAAGAAGGGCCTCCCCATGTCTGTGGGCCCAGCGGGTTCCTACCTCAGGAGGTGTGGCCTCAGGATGCTTCTCCAAGGTACTGTGGGGCTCAGGGTCTGGGTCAGGATCTGATGCTAGGACTGGGGGCAGGGGATCTGGAGCAAGGTCAGAGGATGGTGGCTGGAGGTTGTTGTTTAGGAGAGGTCCAGGGGCTGGACTGGGGTCTTGGGGCAGGGGCTCAGTGGCCACAGGGAGGTCGTCCATTCCAAAGATTTGCTCATAGTATACAATGAGGAACTCGACGAGCTGGGCCTGGTGCCCAGAGTCTAGTAGGCAGGTGACAGGGCCGGCACCAGCTGTCCCTGGACCATCCGGTGGCCGCAGCAGTGTTGGGCCAAACACAATGCCCAGGTTGTTGGCAGACATCTTGTTTTCCTCAAACTGTGCAGCCACCCTGGGGATGGTATGAGGAAAAAGATCAGAGCACAGAATATGTGGTCATTGGCTGTCAGAGAAGAGCCGTAGGCCAGGCTCATGGCAACCCGCCCCAGTCATGGGTAAGTGTCCCAGTCATTGTTTGAGACCAGCAGCTACCTGCCTGGCAGTGGAGTTTGGGGTCGGCACCCAAAGTCTAGAGTCACGTATTAAAATTCAGAGCTCAGAAAACACATGCAAAGATCAGAAGTCAGCATCAGGGATCAGTCCCAGAGGTCAGTAGTTATGTCCACGGACGGGGTCACAGATCCGTGCCTTGGGTCAGAAGTCACATTTCAAGGTCAGGGACAGTGCACACCTGAACAGATGGGCCACCAGGTGCCGCAGGGTACTGTAGTTAGAGTCAGGCAGCTGCACCAAGAGGGTCTTCAGCGAGCGGATAAcctcagggctggggctgggggtcccAGGGTCGTGCCCTGGGTCTGCATGCAGGGTCTTAGCCAGAGAGATGAAGGCGTCGTAGAGGTGGAAGGGGACCACGGGGTCAGTGAGCTGGGGGTGGAATGGCAGGAGGGACATGGGTTTGGGTGGGTTGCAGAGGGTCCTCAGCCTGAACCCACCCAGCCCCTACCCCTGAGCCACTGAGTacccacctcctggaggaatctCTTGAGAACACTTGAGACATCATGAGGTGAGTTTCCTGACATGTCCACCAATGCTCGACCATTCTCAAAAGCCTGGCACAGCCGCTCCACGCGGACCCGAGACCCACTGACCCGGTAAATGCCCTGTAGGGCAGGGGTAGGAGAGAAACATCCGGCTTACCAACTGGCCGTCAGGAGTGCCGGGTCACTACTGGGGGTGGTCAAGAATCAGGGCAGCACCTGCACACCCAGGGCACGCTGTTCTATCTCGGCTGTGCACTTAGTGATCACAAAGGGCACCTCCTCCGGGAAGTCCCTGGGCAGCTGCAGGAAGTCAACCCCAAAGAGGGGGGTCCGGGCTGGGAGCCGCCTATGTCCACAGAGGATCAGCAGAGTCTCCAGGCAGCGCTTGTGGCAGGTCAGAAAGCACTGAAGGGAATGTCACAGTGTTGGGAGGTCATCAGGGATCAGCAGGGGAAGGGAGGTCATAGGGATCCTCTGGGGAGTGGAGGAGACTCATAGGGCATCATTATAAGAGGGCATGTCCTAATGACAGAAAGGGCATAGGGATTTCAGGTCAGAGAAGTGTCTGGGGTCAGGGAGGTCACTGGGGTCAGAAGAGGTCATTGGTTGATGGGCCCAGGCCACACCTCCTCGCACTCGGTCCCGCTGACCATGAAGGCATCACACTCGCGGCACTTGGCTGGGCCCCGGAGCCGCCGCAGCCGGTGAGTCTGGGCCGCATTGGACAGCGTCCACTTCCTGAAGGGGCTTCCTAGGCCATTCTCCAGCCCATCTACCAGGTCTGCAGGGACACAGGGTCAAGGGTGTCTGGTCCACCCCACACCCCTCACCACACCCCATTTGCTTCCAGCCTTACCAGGGTCTCGCTCTTCAAAGTCATCTGAGGACTCGGTGCCTATGGATGACACCTTCACCAACCGCCTTGTGCCAGAGCCTAGAGTCAGAGCGTCACAGAGGTCAAGGGTCACAGAGATTGTGGGGAAGCTCCAGGGCTAAGGAGATATTCCTGGTTTTTAGGCTTTCCAGAACCACCCACAGATGCTCTTGGGGAAAGGGTCAGAGGTCAGGAGGAAAGTCAGGTCAGTGACTGGGGGTTGGAGAATGGGTCAGCAATCTGGGGGGTGGTTCAGAAGCTGGCTCAAGAGAATGGATCAGAGGGTGAAGAAAATAGGTCAGGGATGCAGGTAAGTCAAAGGTCAAGTGAAAGGTTAGAGATGGAGAGTCAGAGTCTGGTCGGGGACTGGGGACTGAGGACTAGAAGAGGGTTAGGGCCAGCTCCTAGCCACACCTGGGCTGGAAGTGGGAGAGTCCAGGGACCGGGACTCACTGCCACCACCCACACTGTCTGCATCGCCACCGGGAGTCCGGCCTGGAGTTCCTGGGAGGAAATAGGCCAATTAGGATGGACCCCTGCCCCGGCACCACTCATGCCTCCCTATCACTGTGCTCACCCTGCCAGCCTGTGCCTGCGTCCtcccaggggcctgcctccgaggCATTTTCATCCAGccgtggtggtggggggcaggagatCTTCTTTCTTGTGTCCAGGGGAGAGCTGAAAGGAGAGGTCTGAGGGCTCTGGTGACCAGGAAACTGCCCTGGGATGACATCACCTGTGCATTGCGTCTAGGAGGACCCAACTCGAAGCACTTGTGTCTGGAAGCCTTGACACCAGTGAGCACCCAGTTCAATGACCCTAAAGTTCAGCCTCTCCCAGAACTGGAATACCCACCCCCAAAAGTGCTTTGGCAACCAAATCCAAGAACTGAGGCTTTGAGTTTTCTGACCCCCCCCAAGAGCTCAACCTGTGGTGCCAACAGCCTGCAACTGTCTCTGGGGCTCATTCCTGACCCTGGTCCCCGAGGGAGGCCCACCTGTGCGCAGCCGGCACGAACTCCTGGAAGGAGAAGGCAGGCGGAGGGGGTGGCGGGGCCTCGGGCTGCAGCACCCTCACGAACTCCTGGTAGCGCTGGCCGGGCTCGAAGGGCTCGCAGCACTCGGCCAGGGCGGAGAAGGCGCGGGGACCCCGCTCTGCCTGCGCCCCTCGGAGCTTGAACAGTCCCAGGGTCACCtgcgtggtgggggtgggggggtgggaagcggggcaggggaggggaggaccaACGGCAGTCAGAGGGGGTGGAGCCTGACCTTCAGAGTCGCCATTGCGGCCAGGGTTTGGGGGCGGGGCGAGCAATGAGTAGCCGCTGGGGGATCGTGGTCAGAGCCTGacctggaggagggggaagagggagacaggacCCCATGCGGGTAGCGCCCAGGCTGACGTGTGGTCAGGGACTGAGGGTG harbors:
- the GMIP gene encoding GEM-interacting protein isoform X3; this translates as MKIAEAGKVSIHQQNHMPLQYIYTLFLEHDLSLGALAMETVAQQKRDYYQPLAAKRTEIEKWRKEFKEQWTKEQKRMNDAVQALRRAQLQYVQRSEDLWVRSQASPEDPAPQASPGPSKQQERRRRSREEAQAKVQEAMALYQMCVREANARQQDLEAAKQRIVSHVRKLVLQGDEVLRRVTLGLFKLRGAQAERGPRAFSALAECCEPFEPGQRYQEFVRVLQPEAPPPPPPAFSFQEFVPAAHSSPLDTRKKISCPPPPRLDENASEAGPWEDAGTGWQGTPGRTPGGDADSVGGGSESRSLDSPTSSPGSGTRRLVKVSSIGTESSDDFEERDPDLVDGLENGLGSPFRKWTLSNAAQTHRLRRLRGPAKCRECDAFMVSGTECEECFLTCHKRCLETLLILCGHRRLPARTPLFGVDFLQLPRDFPEEVPFVITKCTAEIEQRALGVQGIYRVSGSRVRVERLCQAFENGRALVDMSGNSPHDVSSVLKRFLQELTDPVVPFHLYDAFISLAKTLHADPGHDPGTPSPSPEVIRSLKTLLVQLPDSNYSTLRHLVAHLFRVAAQFEENKMSANNLGIVFGPTLLRPPDGPGTAGAGPVTCLLDSGHQAQLVEFLIVYYEQIFGMDDLPVATEPLPQDPSPAPGPLLNNNLQPPSSDLAPDPLPPVLASDPDPDPEPHSTLEKHPEATPPEIPTPQSDQRDMVEDTREEGGEVSSQGPEDSLLGTQSRGHFSRQPVKYPRGGVRPVTHQLSSLAQVASKLSEETPVASVTRGSLRRRGPGPVSSSSPEGSPLRRTALPKHFEITQETARLLSKLHNEAVPKATCCPDPQPEEVEDHL
- the GMIP gene encoding GEM-interacting protein isoform X1 encodes the protein MDAAEPGLPPAPESRKRYSDIFRSLDNLEISLGNVTLEMLPGDPVLSGDPESDKTPTANETSETSIWSRPSTEGPAPLTGEELDLRLIRTTGGVDAALEYAKTWSRYAKELLAWTEKRASLELEFAKSIMKIAEAGKVSIHQQNHMPLQYIYTLFLEHDLSLGALAMETVAQQKRDYYQPLAAKRTEIEKWRKEFKEQWTKEQKRMNDAVQALRRAQLQYVQRSEDLWVRSQASPEDPAPQASPGPSKQQERRRRSREEAQAKVQEAMALYQMCVREANARQQDLEAAKQRIVSHVRKLVLQGDEVLRRVTLGLFKLRGAQAERGPRAFSALAECCEPFEPGQRYQEFVRVLQPEAPPPPPPAFSFQEFVPAAHSSPLDTRKKISCPPPPRLDENASEAGPWEDAGTGWQGTPGRTPGGDADSVGGGSESRSLDSPTSSPGSGTRRLVKVSSIGTESSDDFEERDPDLVDGLENGLGSPFRKWTLSNAAQTHRLRRLRGPAKCRECDAFMVSGTECEECFLTCHKRCLETLLILCGHRRLPARTPLFGVDFLQLPRDFPEEVPFVITKCTAEIEQRALGVQGIYRVSGSRVRVERLCQAFENGRALVDMSGNSPHDVSSVLKRFLQELTDPVVPFHLYDAFISLAKTLHADPGHDPGTPSPSPEVIRSLKTLLVQLPDSNYSTLRHLVAHLFRVAAQFEENKMSANNLGIVFGPTLLRPPDGPGTAGAGPVTCLLDSGHQAQLVEFLIVYYEQIFGMDDLPVATEPLPQDPSPAPGPLLNNNLQPPSSDLAPDPLPPVLASDPDPDPEPHSTLEKHPEATPPEIPTPQSDQRDMVEDTREEGGEVSSQGPEDSLLGTQSRGHFSRQPVKYPRGGVRPVTHQLSSLAQVASKLSEETPVASVTRGSLRRRGPGPVSSSSPEGSPLRRTALPKHFEITQETARLLSKLHNEAVPKATCCPDPQPEEVEDHL
- the GMIP gene encoding GEM-interacting protein isoform X2, with product MLPGDPVLSGDPESDKTPTANETSETSIWSRPSTEGPAPLTGEELDLRLIRTTGGVDAALEYAKTWSRYAKELLAWTEKRASLELEFAKSIMKIAEAGKVSIHQQNHMPLQYIYTLFLEHDLSLGALAMETVAQQKRDYYQPLAAKRTEIEKWRKEFKEQWTKEQKRMNDAVQALRRAQLQYVQRSEDLWVRSQASPEDPAPQASPGPSKQQERRRRSREEAQAKVQEAMALYQMCVREANARQQDLEAAKQRIVSHVRKLVLQGDEVLRRVTLGLFKLRGAQAERGPRAFSALAECCEPFEPGQRYQEFVRVLQPEAPPPPPPAFSFQEFVPAAHSSPLDTRKKISCPPPPRLDENASEAGPWEDAGTGWQGTPGRTPGGDADSVGGGSESRSLDSPTSSPGSGTRRLVKVSSIGTESSDDFEERDPDLVDGLENGLGSPFRKWTLSNAAQTHRLRRLRGPAKCRECDAFMVSGTECEECFLTCHKRCLETLLILCGHRRLPARTPLFGVDFLQLPRDFPEEVPFVITKCTAEIEQRALGVQGIYRVSGSRVRVERLCQAFENGRALVDMSGNSPHDVSSVLKRFLQELTDPVVPFHLYDAFISLAKTLHADPGHDPGTPSPSPEVIRSLKTLLVQLPDSNYSTLRHLVAHLFRVAAQFEENKMSANNLGIVFGPTLLRPPDGPGTAGAGPVTCLLDSGHQAQLVEFLIVYYEQIFGMDDLPVATEPLPQDPSPAPGPLLNNNLQPPSSDLAPDPLPPVLASDPDPDPEPHSTLEKHPEATPPEIPTPQSDQRDMVEDTREEGGEVSSQGPEDSLLGTQSRGHFSRQPVKYPRGGVRPVTHQLSSLAQVASKLSEETPVASVTRGSLRRRGPGPVSSSSPEGSPLRRTALPKHFEITQETARLLSKLHNEAVPKATCCPDPQPEEVEDHL